GCGACGTCACGATCAGCCGGTGGATCGCCTTGAGCGACCACTTTTGCCGAACCAACTCGCTGGCCAACCAGTCCAGTAGATCCGGATGCGTCGGCAACGAACCACCGAAGCCAAAGTCGCTGGGCGTATCGACGATCCCCGATCCGAAGTGCCAGTGCCACAACCGATTGACGATCACGCGTGACGTCAGCGGGTTTTGGGGATCGACGATCCAGTCGGCGATGGCCAAGCGTCGTTCCTTATCGCTCGTTGTGGCATCGCCAAACTCCAGCGGTTCCTTCGACCAACTCAAACCGCCCGGCGAAACCGCTTCTCCCGGCGATTCGGGATCGCCGCGTGAGAGGACATGCACGGCCGGCGGATTTTGCGGCGCGACACCAAAGAAGACCGGCGGGGCAACAAGCGACTTGAGTTCCAATTCCAACTCACTAACTTGGGAACGAAGCCGATCGATTTGTTCTCGCTTTTGATCCGCAATCTCCGTTGCCGCAACCGACCGGATGCGTGGATCGCCAAAACTCACCTGATCGTGCCCATATCCATTCCCGCCGTCGGTCGAGACCAACGTCAGGAAACGCGTGCTCGATGGGATCGCTCGCGAAACGTGAACGACGTCGTTGCGGCCGATTCGCTTGCGGAGAATCAATTCGCCGTCGAACAGGATGTGGAACTCAGCACTCGGTTCGACCGTCCGCCCGCCGTAACCGACGGTGGTTGAAAACTCAAAGCCATCAGTCTTCGTCGCTTCAGGCTTGCCCAAAATCAACGCATCGCGAATCGCATCTAAATCAAACGTGATCCCAGCGTTCGCATGCAGCCCGATCATCGAATGCCCGTCGGCGTTGTAGTCGGTGCTTCCCAACGTGCTTGAAAACTGGCTGGTCACCGGGCCATGGCGAATCGCATCCCACGCATTGCCGCTGTTGTTCGGTAGCTCCGACACAAACACGCCTGTCGAACTGATTTGCGTTTTTAACGACGCCGGAATGAAGACGCCGTCGACAAAGGGGTTGTCGCTGGCGGAGAAGTGCCCCGACCGAACGTCGCCTAAACTGCTGACCGACGACTCTTGTACTAAGCCCGTCCGCGGATCGATCCCTCGCCCCTTTTTACCGCTTCCATATCCATTGCCACCTCCAACGATATCGGCCAGATCAACGCCCTCCCCCTGCAGTTGTGTGATCTCGGTTTGCAGGTCCGCGATCGACTTCTCCAGGCGCGCCTTGTTCGATTCATAGTCGGATTGGGCGGCATGACTGACAACGCGATCCTTTCGCGAGAGTCCCGCGAAAACAGCGGTCAGTTGGTAATACTCCCGTTGCGTGATCGGGTCGAGTTTATGATCGTGACAACGCGCGCAATTCACCGTCATCGCCATCGTCGATGTCATCACCTGAGTGACCATATCGTCCAGATCGAGTGCTCGGGCGGCCCGCCGCAAAATGGGACTCCTCGCCTCGACTTGGCCTACAAAATCCCAAGGTCCCGCCGCGAGGAAGCCGGTCGCGATCACCGAATCAGGAGCGTCCGGAGCGATCAGATCGCCCGCGATTTGTTCCCGCAGAAACCGATCGTAAGGCTTGTCATCATTAAACGCTCGAATGACGTAGTCGCGGTATCTCCACGCATTGTCACGCAGCTTGTCCCGCTCGAACCCATGCGTGTCGGCGTAGTGCGCAATGTCCAACCAATGTCTTGCCCAGCGTTCGCCAAAGTGATCCGAATCCAACAACTGGTCGACTAGGTTTTCATACGCCTTGGGATCGGGATCCGCCACAAACGCCGCGACCGCTTCGGGCGTGGGAGGCAATCCGATCAGATCGTAATAGAGGCGGCGAATTAGGGTCCGACGATCGGCTTGTGGCGACGGCGAGAGCTGTTCTTGTTTCAGCCGACGTTGAATGAATCGATCGATGGGATGCGACGACCCTCCGGGCAAAACATCCGGCAGCGGCACGTCGGCCACCTGCTGAAGCGACCACCACGAACCGTCCGCTTTCGGCTTCGGCTGGACTTCAAAACCTTCGGGCCACTTCGCTCCCTCAGCGATCCACTGACGAATCGTCGTCACCTGGTCTTCGCTTAGCGGACTACCCTCCTCCGGCATCGAAGGCCTCTCGCCCGCATCGGCAGTGACCGTGTCGATCAGATGGCTGTTTTCGGGCTCGCCCGGGACGACAAACTCTAAACTCAAAAGATCTTTGCCAAACGCAAGCGACAGCTCGCCACTCTTCCGCGTTTCGTTGTGACAGTGAACGCAATGCTGCTGAAGAATCGGCGCGATCTGAGTAACGAAATCGACAGGAGCCGCAACGCTCGCCCTACAGCACAACATTCCCAGAGTCATCAGAACGATGACGGTACATTGCGTGCGGCGTTGAAAGGGCTTAGGAAGGTACATTCTCATGATGCGGGGCAGGAACTATAGGCGAGGTGAAATCGATCGACTTACAAACGACCGGGCGCCGATCACTTGCCGACATCAAGCGTAAAGTCGACTTCATTTTGTGCATCCGCAACCACGTTGGCCGTCAACTGGCTTTTTGTATTGTAGCTTGCCGGGATGTACTGCTCCGACATTGGATTCCCATCGGGTCCCAAAGCTTTGGAAGGACGACTGGCAAGAATGCTGACTCGTTTTTCTCCACTGGCAACCTGGACGGTGTACCGCCCGTTCTGAATTTGATCTCCATAGACTCCTCCTTTCCCGTCGACGGGTTCAAATGTGATCGATCCGTTTTCAAGCGGTTGGCCATCGACAACCACTTCGCCGGATACTTCGTAGAGCGCGAGGCCGGATCCAGAGTTGGAACAGCCGACAAAAACGGAGACCGCTAATAACCATAGCGCGTGGCGTGGCAAGTACATCATGTGTGGATCCTTTCTACGATTCGAACGCGAGTCTGCTCGCGGATCAGGAGGCTATTGAGAGGGGAGGCTTGAAAGTGGGTTCAAGCAGGATGCGTGGAAATTTGCGACGTGAACGGGCACGCCGAAGGGTTCGAAGAAGATTTGACTCAGGATGGGAGTGCGTCCTTTTCGAACGTTGGTGATCGTGCCGGGGCCGATCGCAACGGGGTGGCAAATCAGCGCCCCGGCGACTGCGCCCCGTTCGTGGCAGAACGGAAAGCGATCGCAACGGAGCGGTGATGCAAAATGCGTGACGTGGGAAGGGTTTGCGAATCGCTTGATGCACAGAAATGAACCGACTCGAACGACGCTAGTACGTCCCAATCACCTCGCCGTCCCCCTTGGTACCAAGATATTGAAACAGGCTGGTATCGATGGTTTCTGCTACAAAGCGAACCGATCCGTCGGCAAGCATCACCTGGACACCCCCGGGATGATGGCTGCGAGGCGTAACGATCCCGCCGTTGTTGGAACAACTGGCCAGCGGTGCATGCCGCGTGCTTCGGCCGCCCCAGCTCATGATATCGCCAGCTGTCGAATTTGGGGGACGCGCGGTGAGAATCAAGCTTCCCATGTGGACATGATTCCAATACAGGCCCCGCATATCTCGAGATCCACAGCCTGCCGGCGGGGTCCCTTCGAGATCGTCCACAAGAATGATTTCGCTTCCCAGCACCGTATTGGACGTTCCGTCGATGACGTCCCGCATTCGAATCCAGGATTGGGTGTAGAACATTCCCGTCGGACGTTTACCCGTGGAATCGGTGACGGTGTTTTCATTGCCCCAGGCATACCCGCCACCGCAGAGAAGATAGTTGCCTGCAATGCCGTCTGTCGTCACTTTTCCCGCTCCAGGATCCGACGGGCAGTTAAAGCTTGCGATCGGTTCTTTTCTGAGGCTGAAAAAGATGTTCTTAACCCCGGCCTGCTGTTCTGCCATCCACGCATCGTAAATCGCTGATTGTTCGACGAACGGGAGTATCGGGCCGAACCATCCACCGCGGGCCGAAGCGCCCAACGCCGAATCGCCAGGCCAATACGAGATCGTGTTCATCAACCCCGCAGGAAATGAGAGGTGGGTGTCATGGTAGTTGTGCAATGCGAGGGCCAACTGTTTGGATTGGTTGGAACATTGCATCCGACGTGCCGCTTCGCGGGCGGCTTGAACAGCCGGCAGAAGCAGCCCGACCAAAATTCCGATGATCGCGATCACGACCAACAGTTCGACCAACGTGAAGCCACCGTTTCGGGTGCGAGCCTTACACTGTTTCATTCGTACTTGCCTTTACAAATGCAGAAAAAACGCCCCGAGTATATACAGGACGATCAGATGTACGACATGCTACAGGAGAGGGGGACAGGGTGTCAACAAACAAATCGCCGCCCCTAACGACACCGTAAGGCGCCGTTCCCGGCAACTCGTGTCATGGGCGGACAGTTGTCATGGGAAGCAAAGGCTCTTCCTAGCGACCAAACCATAGCCACCGGGGGGGCTTCGCTTCCGCGTCCTACGGCGGTTGTAGACACCGCTGATGCGCTCGCTGCTCGTTGCGAGAAGTCGTTCACGCCAAGATATTGTCGATCACGTGGGCTTCTTCCACACCGGTGAGCCGTTGCTCGAGTCCTTGAAATTTGAAGGTCAAGCGTTGGTGGTCGAAGCCCAATTGATGCAGGATCGTGGCGTGTAGATCGCGGACGTGGATCGGATCGATGACGGAGTTGAAGCCGAGGTCGTCGGTGCCGCCGTACGTAATCCCCGGTTTCATCCCGCCGCCCGCCATCCACATGGTGAAGGCGTTGGGATGGTGATCGCGGCCGTCGTTGCCGCCTCCTTGGACCATCGGCGTGCGACCAAACTCGCCGCCCCAGATGACCAGCGTTTCGTCGAGCATTCCCCGCTGCTTGAGATCTTGAATCAACGCGGCACAGCCCTGGTCGGTCGCCAGGCAATTCTTCTTGATGTCTTTGGTGAGGTTGCCGTGCTGGTCCCACGCTTCGTGGAACAGTTGCACAAACCGCGTTCCCCCTTCGACAAGTCGCCGCGCCAACAGACAGTTCTTTGCGAACGAGGAGTCCCCCGGTTTCACACCGTACAGATCCAACGTGCTCTGCGTTTCGGTCGAGATGTCCATCAGCTCGGGGGCACTCGACTGCATCCGATACGCCATCTCAAATGAATTGATCCGCGTGGCGATCTCGGGATCGCCGGTCACGGCCAGCCGCTGGCGATTCAGTTCGGAGATCGCGTCCAACGAATCGCGTTGCACGCGGGAGTCGATACCGGCGGGATTCGACAGGTAGAGGACCGGATCGCCGACGCTGCGCAGTTGGACGCCTTGATAAACCGTCGGCAGATAGCCGCTGCCCCAGTTGCTCGATCCGCCGCTGGGGCCTTTGGTTCCGGAGCTGAAGACGACAAAGCCGGGCAGGTCGCGCGATTCGCTGCCGAGTCCATACAGCGACCAAGCGCCGAGACTCGGTTTCCCAAACAACTGTGATCCGGTGTTCATCATGATCTGTGCCGGAG
Above is a genomic segment from Rosistilla ulvae containing:
- a CDS encoding DUF1559 family PulG-like putative transporter — its product is MKQCKARTRNGGFTLVELLVVIAIIGILVGLLLPAVQAAREAARRMQCSNQSKQLALALHNYHDTHLSFPAGLMNTISYWPGDSALGASARGGWFGPILPFVEQSAIYDAWMAEQQAGVKNIFFSLRKEPIASFNCPSDPGAGKVTTDGIAGNYLLCGGGYAWGNENTVTDSTGKRPTGMFYTQSWIRMRDVIDGTSNTVLGSEIILVDDLEGTPPAGCGSRDMRGLYWNHVHMGSLILTARPPNSTAGDIMSWGGRSTRHAPLASCSNNGGIVTPRSHHPGGVQVMLADGSVRFVAETIDTSLFQYLGTKGDGEVIGTY
- a CDS encoding DUF1553 domain-containing protein, which encodes MRMYLPKPFQRRTQCTVIVLMTLGMLCCRASVAAPVDFVTQIAPILQQHCVHCHNETRKSGELSLAFGKDLLSLEFVVPGEPENSHLIDTVTADAGERPSMPEEGSPLSEDQVTTIRQWIAEGAKWPEGFEVQPKPKADGSWWSLQQVADVPLPDVLPGGSSHPIDRFIQRRLKQEQLSPSPQADRRTLIRRLYYDLIGLPPTPEAVAAFVADPDPKAYENLVDQLLDSDHFGERWARHWLDIAHYADTHGFERDKLRDNAWRYRDYVIRAFNDDKPYDRFLREQIAGDLIAPDAPDSVIATGFLAAGPWDFVGQVEARSPILRRAARALDLDDMVTQVMTSTMAMTVNCARCHDHKLDPITQREYYQLTAVFAGLSRKDRVVSHAAQSDYESNKARLEKSIADLQTEITQLQGEGVDLADIVGGGNGYGSGKKGRGIDPRTGLVQESSVSSLGDVRSGHFSASDNPFVDGVFIPASLKTQISSTGVFVSELPNNSGNAWDAIRHGPVTSQFSSTLGSTDYNADGHSMIGLHANAGITFDLDAIRDALILGKPEATKTDGFEFSTTVGYGGRTVEPSAEFHILFDGELILRKRIGRNDVVHVSRAIPSSTRFLTLVSTDGGNGYGHDQVSFGDPRIRSVAATEIADQKREQIDRLRSQVSELELELKSLVAPPVFFGVAPQNPPAVHVLSRGDPESPGEAVSPGGLSWSKEPLEFGDATTSDKERRLAIADWIVDPQNPLTSRVIVNRLWHWHFGSGIVDTPSDFGFGGSLPTHPDLLDWLASELVRQKWSLKAIHRLIVTSQTYQQVSHRRAGAIPPGENDPAVIDVDNKLLWRMNGRRLEAEAVRDSVLAISGKLNAEMYGPGFRDFDYQEAYAPIYTYKTADSPELWRRSVYRFTVRTTPSSFMTALDCPDPANFTPKRNVTTTALQSLAMFNNDFMLRQSRYLADRIAAESDQVDNQIELAFQLVLVRSPSTKELQGARELVQQFGLLHLCRALLNANEFVNLD
- a CDS encoding DUF1501 domain-containing protein yields the protein MTTNPISRRWFMQDCGVGLGSIALASLINESAASTADDPMAVKKPHFPGKVKNVILLFMAGAPSQFELFDNKPELAKFDGQLPPAELLEGYRAAFINPNSKLLGPKFKFAKHGQSGAEISELLPHTAKVADDLTIIKSMKTDAFNHAPAQIMMNTGSQLFGKPSLGAWSLYGLGSESRDLPGFVVFSSGTKGPSGGSSNWGSGYLPTVYQGVQLRSVGDPVLYLSNPAGIDSRVQRDSLDAISELNRQRLAVTGDPEIATRINSFEMAYRMQSSAPELMDISTETQSTLDLYGVKPGDSSFAKNCLLARRLVEGGTRFVQLFHEAWDQHGNLTKDIKKNCLATDQGCAALIQDLKQRGMLDETLVIWGGEFGRTPMVQGGGNDGRDHHPNAFTMWMAGGGMKPGITYGGTDDLGFNSVIDPIHVRDLHATILHQLGFDHQRLTFKFQGLEQRLTGVEEAHVIDNILA